A single genomic interval of Corylus avellana chromosome ca10, CavTom2PMs-1.0 harbors:
- the LOC132163036 gene encoding uncharacterized protein LOC132163036: MSLISWNCRGLGNPQAVRDLCQLTKEKKPIILFLMETKCRKNKMEVVRVKLGFEGMFVVDPIGRSGGLALLWKDISLLEIQNFSRRHINAIVKEEGTGYSWKLTGFYGHPEWQKRHESWALLRHLRSYNPIPWLCVGDFNEITSQSEKYGEVPRKESQMAQFREALEDCHLGDLGFTGSKFTWTNCRQDGGFIKERLDRAAANSGWYHKFKRVDVKILAARTSDHKPIFITYSEKEGEFMQVKQRTKFEAKWLLDEGATDVLKRAWCDDTLGGTSVQVVQQKLEACKGALKRWNWQKHGNFEKAVKEKTQQLEIMQRNETVMDG; the protein is encoded by the coding sequence ATGAGTCTcataagttggaactgccgagggcttgggaaccctcagGCAGTTCGCGACCTTTGTCAACTGACGAAGGAAAAGAAGCCCatcattttgtttcttatggagACAAAGTGTAGGAAGAATAAAATGGAGGTTGTACGGGTGAAATTGGGGTTTGAAGGTATGTTTGTGGTGGACCCCATCGGAAGAAGTGGTGGACTTGCATTGTTATGGAAGGATATTAGCTTGctggaaattcaaaatttttctaGGCGACATATTAATGCAATTGTGAAAGAAGAGGGTACGGGGTATTCTTGGAAATTGACTGGTTTTTATGGACATCCGGAGTGGCAAAAACGACATGAATCTTGGGCACTACTAAGGCATTTAAGGAGTTACAACCCGATACCTTGGCTATGCGTGGGAGACTTTAATGAAATAACGAGCCAATCGGAGAAGTATGGAGAAGTACCACGGAAGGAATCCCAAATGGCCCAATTCCGAGAGGCATTGGAAGACTGTCACTTAGGTGATTTAGGGTTTACGGGCTCTAAATTTACGTGGACAAATTGTAGGCAAGATGGTGGTTTCATTAAAGAAAGGTTAGATAGGGCGGCGGCAAATAGTGGTTGGTATCATAAGTTTAAAAGGGTGGACGTGAAGATTTTGGCTGCTCGTACATCTGACCATAAGCCCATATTTATCACTTACTCAGAAAAGGAAGGGGAATTCATGCAAGTCAAACAAAGAACCAAATTTGAAGCCAAGTGGCTCTTAGATGAGGGAGCCACGGATGTCCTTAAGAGGGCCTGGTGTGATGACACTCTTGGAGGAACAAGTGTACAGGTGGTACAACAAAAATTGGAGGCGTGTAAAGGTGCACTCAAAAGATGGAACTGGCAAAAACACGGCAATTTTGAGAAAGCTGTCAAAGAAAAAACCCAGCAACTAGAAATCATGCAGCGAAATGAAACAGTGATGGATGGGTGA